The Streptomyces luteogriseus genome includes a window with the following:
- a CDS encoding fatty acyl-AMP ligase, which produces MDSRRPPLAPACPTLPEYVRHWAETTPDRRAFTFVEHPAPHSRGVHRTLTWRRLNVRVRALAARLADEAGPGDRVALLCPQGTEYVAAFLAALSAGLVAVPLYTPGLPGHADRLAGVLADARPSVVVTTSRTRAEVRDFLGSGRPRIVVADEVPDDAGRDWQPVAPDPGATAYLQYTSGSTRAPAGVEISHGNVVANARQALAAYGLDTRPMTSVGWLPLYHDMGLVLSVAAPVARGALSVLMDPAAFLHEPVRWLRLLTAHPHAVSAAPNFAYDYCVATVTAEQKEALRLDRVTALINGSEPVRPGTADRFHAAFADRGLPPGTHCPSYGLAEATVFVCAARPGEPLSRFALDRDALAAGKALPARPDDPRAVLLAGCGTPAGQRVRVADPVTRVPLPEGEVGEIWVQGPNVGRGYWNRDSEEVFGAEFADAVAGPGRWLRTGDLGTVLEGQLVVTGRLKDLIIVDGRNHYPQDVEASAQEAHEAVRRDRLAAFAVPGAAGGECAVVVAEHARTAHLAEADVAALVRAVRGAVSARHGLRLADVVVVPPGTVPRTSSGKVSRALTRARYLEGAYGGQVRAGAAV; this is translated from the coding sequence ATGGACAGCCGCCGCCCCCCGCTCGCGCCCGCGTGCCCCACGCTGCCCGAGTACGTACGGCACTGGGCCGAGACCACCCCCGACCGCCGGGCCTTCACCTTCGTCGAGCACCCGGCGCCGCACTCGCGCGGAGTCCACCGCACCCTGACCTGGCGCCGGTTGAACGTGCGGGTGCGGGCGCTCGCCGCGCGCCTCGCCGACGAGGCCGGGCCCGGGGACCGGGTCGCGCTGCTGTGTCCGCAGGGCACGGAGTACGTGGCGGCGTTCCTCGCGGCCCTGTCCGCCGGGCTGGTCGCCGTGCCGCTGTACACGCCGGGCCTGCCCGGGCACGCGGACCGGCTCGCGGGTGTCCTGGCCGACGCACGTCCCTCGGTGGTGGTGACCACGAGCCGGACCCGGGCGGAGGTGCGGGACTTTCTCGGGTCCGGCCGCCCGAGGATCGTCGTCGCGGACGAGGTGCCCGACGACGCGGGCCGGGACTGGCAACCGGTCGCCCCGGACCCCGGGGCGACCGCCTACCTCCAGTACACCTCCGGTTCGACCCGCGCCCCGGCCGGCGTGGAGATCAGCCACGGCAACGTCGTCGCCAACGCCCGCCAGGCCCTGGCCGCCTACGGCCTCGACACCCGCCCGATGACCAGCGTGGGCTGGCTGCCGCTCTACCACGACATGGGGCTGGTGCTCAGTGTCGCGGCCCCGGTGGCGCGCGGGGCGCTGTCGGTGCTGATGGACCCGGCGGCGTTCCTGCACGAGCCGGTGCGGTGGCTGCGGCTGCTCACCGCGCATCCGCACGCCGTGAGCGCCGCGCCCAACTTCGCCTACGACTACTGCGTCGCGACCGTCACCGCCGAACAGAAGGAGGCGCTGCGGCTGGACCGGGTGACGGCGTTGATCAACGGCAGTGAGCCGGTCCGACCGGGCACCGCCGACCGCTTCCACGCGGCCTTCGCGGACCGGGGCCTGCCGCCCGGGACGCACTGCCCGTCGTACGGACTGGCCGAGGCCACGGTGTTCGTGTGCGCGGCCCGGCCGGGTGAGCCGCTCAGCCGGTTCGCGCTCGACCGCGACGCCCTGGCGGCCGGAAAGGCCCTGCCCGCGCGACCCGACGATCCCCGGGCGGTGCTGCTGGCGGGTTGCGGCACGCCGGCGGGTCAGCGGGTCCGGGTCGCCGACCCGGTGACGCGGGTGCCGCTGCCGGAGGGCGAGGTCGGTGAGATCTGGGTGCAGGGGCCGAACGTGGGCCGCGGCTACTGGAACCGGGACTCGGAGGAGGTCTTCGGCGCGGAGTTCGCGGACGCCGTGGCCGGTCCGGGCCGCTGGCTGCGCACGGGCGATCTGGGGACGGTGCTGGAGGGGCAGCTGGTCGTCACGGGACGGCTGAAGGACCTGATCATCGTCGACGGGCGCAATCACTACCCGCAGGACGTCGAGGCGTCGGCGCAGGAGGCGCACGAGGCGGTGCGCCGGGACCGGCTCGCCGCCTTCGCCGTGCCGGGCGCTGCCGGTGGCGAGTGCGCGGTGGTCGTGGCGGAGCACGCGCGGACCGCGCACCTCGCCGAGGCGGACGTGGCCGCGCTGGTGCGTGCCGTGCGCGGCGCCGTGTCCGCCCGGCACGGGCTGCGGCTGGCCGATGTCGTCGTGGTGCCGCCGGGCACGGTGCCGCGCACCTCCAGCGGCAAGGTGTCCCGGGCGCTGACCCGCGCCCGCTATCTGGAGGGTGCCTACGGCGGGCAGGTCCGGGCGGGTGCCGCGGTATGA